TGGACCTAAACCCATTGTTTAGGCGTTATGAAATAACTACTGGGATTCTGCCCGTGAATGTGTCGTGAGAGATTACAAAGGTTGTTGAGTAAGTAGACCTAGTTCTTAATTAGAAAACCCAAAATCACTCATCAGAATAGTCTTATCGACAACGTCCATACTGAAGTCGGACCACACCTCTGGATACTCTCGTTTTAATAGTTCCTCCTTTGCCAATCTCTTCTTCAAGATTGAATGGACATGAACACCTCTGAACCGTTTTCCACGCACAGTCAGGTATCCCTTCTTATTTAACCCCTCGGCAATGGCATTAAAGGTCATTCCTTGCTCTCGATACTCAGAGATGGTCTGATAAAGGAATAGTTGGTATGAGGAATAGTGATTTCCAGTGAGGGCAGGGGATCGATAAGTGATGGTGAAGTTGAAGGTTAGGTCAGTATTTTTTAATGCACCCCTACACCGTACAAATGCCACGGTGGAGTAAGTTCCAAAGGACGTATTTTCCCAATTAAGGCATCTTTCATAGGAAAGGTTTGTTGGCCTATGCAGAAACTCATTACCACCAAAAAAATTATTTTTCTATCGGTACTTTTCCTGTTACCCTGCCAGTTTGCTTAATTTCACCATCAAAAATCAATGCTTAAGATACGAGAGGCGATAATGAGGCAGCACAAAAATTTGACTTTGTGTCTGAAAACTAGACTTTTCTAGTCTCGGCACCTGTATTGCAATTTGCAAAACACGGATACTGTAACGTCTAAGATTTAAGCGTTTTGGGGAGGGAAAATTCGTGAATTATATAAATAAACTATTTTCGTATAGCGTAATCATTTTGTCTTTTGTGATCCTGCAGAGTCGAGCTCCGGCAACCGCGGATGATTTTGCGTTTTCATTTGAATGGGGAGATATTCCGAGGTGTACTACTGGGAGCCCTACCGACGTCGACAATCCAATTTTTACTCTATCAAATCTGCCAGCGGGAACGGTCGAGATAGATTTTAAACTTCGTGATCTCGATGCGCCAAGTTGGTTTCATGGAGGTGGAACTATCCAATACGTTGGGGAAGATGTTATCCAACCAGGAGCGTTCAGGTATAAAAGTCCTTGTCCGCCAAGCGGTAAGCACAGGTATCGTTGGAAAGCTACAGCCAAGAATGCAGACGGTGATGTTCTCGCAGAGGCGAAGTCTATAAAGCATTATCCGTAGGCGGTTTTCTGAAATTTTTTGGTTTTAAATGCGATGCGACAGCGGGGCCAAAATTAGTTATGCATTTTCAAAAAACATAACAAAAGGTCAAAGGGCTTAAATGTGCAAACATATCTGAGGAATGTAAATCAAGAGGGTTTATTGGTATTCCCTGATTTCTCTCAATGTGTCATCATTCTCGTATGAAAAACCTGACCGCCACCATCTGCCTAATGATTGCCGTGCTTCTTGGAAGTGCGGGGGTCAGTTGGAGTGCTGATTTCGAAAAATCATTGCGGGTACTCTATGAAGATTTAACGCCCGATCAACGATTAATTATTAAGTCATTACCACTACGGCGTATTGAATATCCTCAACCTGCGGGTACTAAGTATCAAGGTATATTTATAGACAAAGTGTGTGGCGATCAAGGTTACGGTACTGGTGGCATACTCGAATTGGATGATGGCGAGATGTGCTTTGATTTAGAAAATGGTGAGTACGGTTTTGGATGTTTAGAGAGAAGAATTTATTCTGGCGGTAGTGGCGATGTACTGCGTTATGGACCTTGGGTCGGTCGGAATGGTGAATTACGGTTTTTTGATAATGGAGGTTTTGAGGTAATTCCGACAAATAAAGAGATATTCGCTTTGTTCGTTTGCGCTTCCTCTAACGCAGAAATAACCCGCCTATTGCAAAATGCAAAAACAGAGTTTCTTCGACTTGCTAAGAAGGAAGATGCTGCCGCCATGTATAGGTTAGGTTGGTTGGATCAATTTTTACGAAGGAAATTTTCCCGCGCGGCAGAGTGGTACGAAAAATCGATGTATCTAGGTAACAAAAATTCGAAAGAGGCACTTAGCATGATGTGCAACGATGCCAATGGGGACAAAAATGGCAATTTCCGTTGGGGATCGTTCGCGGATTATCCGGGACGGACAGAGTCGTATGCTGACGTTAAGAGAGTATTACGTCATTGTAATTTTGCGGAAAAATCAGATTAGGTTCCTATAGGACACATACTAAAGGAACACCGATGGATATCTGCGTGGTTGCAATTGAGACATAGGAAATGTTGCTGGGTTGAGACTTGCCCGGCGCTGCGCAAACATCCACCCGTCTCCCACCCAGAACTCCACACGCCCCATTTTCTCTACCCATACCGAATATTCTCTGGCAGAATTTCCCTATGAAACACCTGACCACCACCTTCTGTCTGACGATTACCGTGCTTCTTGGAAGTATTATGTGTATTCAAAATGCATTTGCAAAAGATCTCTTCCTGTATGGCGGAAGCAATCACGATGAGTTTCTTGGGTGTCTAGTTTGTAATGAGTTTGATGGAGATAGTGTATGTAATGGATTTGGTAGATATGGGAATGAGTTTGGATCCAATATGTGGAATGAATTTTCGTCTCCTTATGGAAATGAATTTAGCAGTTGTAGTCCTTGGAACGAATTCTCGACCAGCACATGCGTTCCTGTCTTAGTCGATCAGCAGGGAAATTTTTATGGATACTTTACCACCAATACAGCAAGAACTGACGCCGTAGATTTCGCAGATGCACTATACAGAATATTCAGGGGACATGATGGTGACGTCGAAGCAGTCAGGAAAACGTTGTGTGATTTATTGAATTAATGATTTTTACCAACAGATGATAAAGTGAATGGGTATTTACTACCTCAGTGCGGATTCCATTTTTAGAGAAGGCATGGATGTTGAAAAAGCAGCAGATATGGCAAGGAAAGTTGTGGAAAATATGTATAATTAAGAATTCATATATTAAGTTTTTGTGGGGGTTTAGGAACCCCTATCACCAATATGGACTGTTCTAACATAAACAACCTCTGTCGATTAAAAGCGTTGATTTTCTGCGGTTTTTACCCCTAAAAATACCCTCCGACAGAGTGTCCTGTAGGGTGGTGAGTCTGATATAGAGGATTTATCGGTATTCCCTGATTTCCTCCAATCTGTCATCATTCTCGTATGAAACACCTGACCACCACAGTCTGCCTGATTCTTGCCGTGCTTCTTGGGGGTGGGGGTGGTAAATGTACAATACGAAGGGGCGACTGACATGAACCTTTTTGATGCTGTAAAAGTATGTTTTGTAAAATACACAAATTTTTCTGATAGAGCGTCTAGGTCAGAATTTTGGTTATTTACGTTATTTAACGCTATTGTAAGTTTGATGTTGATGTTTCTTGATCCATTGATCGCAGGGGAGTCGTTCCTGGATTACGATGAAATATTTCCGCCTTTATCTACTATTTTTTTACTGGCCATAATTATTCCAGCGATTTCTGTATCAGTAAGACGCCTTCATGATGTTAACAGATCGGGATGGTGGTTTCTTATCGAATTGACCATCATTGGAGTACTATTCCCGATCCTATACTGGTGCTGCAAGAAAGGGGATGAAGGAGAAAATAGGTTTGGACCTAAACCCATTGTTTAGGCGTTATGAAATAACTACTGGGATTCTGCCCGTGAATGTGTCGTGAGAGATTACAAAGGTTGTTGAGTAGATGAAACATATTCTGGCACCCATGCTCCTACTGGTCTTTCTGTCCCCCGCACTTGTATTAGGTGAAGAGCTTAGGATTGATGATTTGGTTGAGCGAGAAGGTATTTATTACAAAAAATTCAGCGATGTTCCATGCTCTGAGAAGAAAACAAACCAAAGAGAACAAGCCTTGAAGGATTTTGTATTCTATTGTCCTTATGCTGAAAAGGGCGAAAATGAACAGCTGCAGGGCGCGGGTCACATGACGACTGGAGAAAGGGAGGGTCCTTGGATCAAGTATCACGAGAATGGGCAATTAGAAAGCAAAGGATACATAAAGAATGGAATGTTGGAAGGTCCTTGGGTTGGTTATCATAAAAATGGCCAGTTAAGTATTAGAGGCACCTACAAGGACGGGAGGCGAGTGGGGATCTGGATACAATACTATGAAGATGGAACGATACACGAGAAATACACGGGTATTTTCGAGAATGGTGAAAAGGTTAAATAGGGGATGAAACACATCTCCACCCCCGCACCCCTAAGGATTTTCCTGTTCATCAAACTATCCCTTAAACATTGTTGAATCTCGGAATAACAAGATTTTTTTTATTAATTCATTTTTTCTAATGAATAGACTTCATCGATACAATTGAACTTGGTATCCCATGTTTGCATTTCCGCAGATGTCATTAATTCCTGAAATTTTTCCATATCAGTTATGTGAATCATCAAAGCGATCTTCCCCTCCCTTATTATCGCTATATCATAATCAGTAAAAAAATCTCCAACCCTTTCTTTCGTGGCATTAAACATTTCCATATAGTCATCAGTGGTGCCATCAAAAGTTGAAACTACGCATATATTCATAATTTTCTCCTAATTATTAAAATACAGTAGAGTTGTTCGTGAACTAGAGGTTAAATCTACTATTGAATTGTAAAAATGGAATATTGCTCAGAGAATTTCTGATGTCTATGGTGTAGAAGTTGATGTCGGTACAGCGTGAACTACAGTGTTTTAAGTGGACCGGGTCTAAATGGTTGATAGCAAATAATATTATCCCTTTGATTCCAGGTAATTGTGAAAACTACATTGAACCCTTCTTAGGAGGGGGAGCGCTGTTATTGAGTAACGCAAAAAGATTTAAAAGGATTACTGGAGCAGACTTATATCAACCTTTAATAAATCTTTGGAAAGTGCTTAGAGACAAACCTCAGGAAGTTATTGAACGTTATGATGTTTTGTGGGGCAAACTTCGCCAAGAGGTCTTGGAAATTGATTTAGGTAGAGACAAAGGAAAAAACTACCCGAAAATATTCTATAAATGCCGGGAAGAGTTTAACCGAACCAAAGACCCAGCACTTTTGCTCTTTCTATCTAAAACCTGCTTGAATGGAGTAATAAGGTTTTCCAAAGGTGGGCAATTTAACAATTCTTTCCATCATGGAAGACTCGGTCAAAAACCTGAAGCATTTCGCAAATGTGTTATGAATGTCTCACAAGTCATAAAGGGCGTTAATTTTCTTTCCGCAGATGCGTTGGAGATAGTTCAAAATGCCAACGAGAAAGATTTTATCTTTTTAGATCCTCCTTATTTTGCCTCAAAAAATAGATACATCGAGAATTATACACTTGAAAATTTGGAGACACTATTGGAACACCTGAATAGTAAGGGAGCGAAATGGATATGTACCTACGACTCACGGAACGATGTCAAATTAAACCCTAGTTTGTTCCGTCAGCATCTACTGAGTGATGCGTATCAGTCACGGATTAGAAGGACAAGCGGTCAAGGTGTTCAAAGCACTTCGGAATCAATCTACATGAACTATTAGCCGAACGGATAAACTCTGCAATGTTGTCGCAAAGGACAGTAATAGGAAATCTCTTCAGACGGCTGTATTATTGTAACCAGGGAAAAAAGATCTAGTTTTGTCTATCCAAGATGGATTAGTAACCCTAAAACATTACATTTAGTCTTCAATAAGAGGGTATAAGAAAAGTTCCTATGATAAGTGGTATTTAATGTTCACAATAAGGTTATGGCGCGGTAATTTTGATATCAGGAAACGCTATAAGAAAAAAAATCGGATTATCAGTGCAAGTGCCATCATGACAAAGAAGTGTAAAAAAAATACTTTCCACCTGTCCATAAAGGGGAAGTTAGTTAGATGATCCTTAAAAGTCTTGGAATACCTTTTCCAGCTTATAAGCTTCCTAAAATAATCCGCGAGGTAAAAAACACTCGCAAACAATGCCGGTATAATAATTGCCCAGAGTAGGGGTCCTTCCCACCAAATCATTTGTCCAATTCCCACATGTTCCCTGTAGCCCCGGTCCTGCGGGACTGCTCCAATACAAACATTAGCCAGACATTTTCCTGCCAATTAGAGAGTGCTTGATCTGGCAAGATAGCTAATACTACATCATGTATTGAACAATCTACTCCATTCAAGGCAGTATCCAAAGAGCAAGCCACCATATAACAGGTTAAGCCATGCCTTTACGCTTGTCCCGTTGCCGAGTTGGAAGAGCTCCAATGGCCTATTGAGTTTACTAATTTCCTAAGCAGCGTCACGGGATGTCAAAGTTTTCCTTTACTTGGTTATTGATATGTTAATGGGAGCAGGTGTATCAATGTTTTATCGTCGATGTGATAGGCATATTGTTGGGGGTAAATACTAGGGAACGACTTAGGAATAGGTTGTGAGAATAATGAAAAAAATAATTATAATATCTCTACTATTGTGGGCACCTATTGTCACCAAGCCATCAAGTGCTCAGGAAATTGTAAACACTGAATGGGAGGAGAATTTTTTGACTGTAACTTATTCTCCGACAAAAGGGGTTGTAAGTTGTACTGTCTATAGTTCTGAGGGAGCAGGAATTGGTGGATCCGCAGCAATGAGTGTTGGTGGTGTGGCAGTAGTAAGGGTAGAACTGCCTGAAGAATTTGTTAATACAGAACTTAGAATTGAGTGTTCTTCTCCAACCAATGGTTACTGATTGGGGAAGAGAACAATGTAGATTTACAGTAGTACTTTATGGGGTTTTGGAACTCGTTTATAGGATCGCGCTTGCCAACTAAAATATTTTTTAAAATCAAAGAACACAAATTATTCCAAGCTGTGGTGATTGCAGCCATTGTTTTATCAGCTTTGGTCATTGGTGTTTCTACGTTTGAGGTCTCTAGTTCTTACAAAACTATCTTTCAAATCATTGATCTTCTTATAACGATATTTTTTGTTGTTGAGATCAGTATTAGGTATATTGGGGAGCCTCAAAAGCAGTTATTTTTTAAGAGCGGATGGAATATATTTGATACGATTATAGTCCTCATCTCTATTATTCCATTAGGTCCAGATTCTTCTGTTTTATTGCTTAGACTATTGCGGATTTTTCGGGTTCTAAGGTTGATTTCTGCGGTGCCAGAGCTGAAGGAGTTAATTGAGGCGCTGTTTCTTTCGATAAAGAGAGTTTTCTATGTTGCCCTGCTTTTGTTTATCATTCTGTACATTTATGCCTCTTTTGGAGCGATATTATTTGCTGAGGAGGATCCGTTAAGATGGAAAGATTTAGGAATTTCTATGATTACCTTAGTTCAAGTGCTGACATTATCAAGCTGGGAGCAGGTAATGTTGCCACTTCAAAGAACGTTTTGGTGGTCGTGGATATATTTTTATAGTTTTGTTGCTATCGGGTCGATCACTATACTAAATTTGATAGTTGCTGTGCTGGTTGACGTGGTTACATCTCAAAAGAAGAAATTACCCTAATTGAAAAGGAGTGAGTGCGTGCTCTCCGAGATTAGTGCCAACTGCCCGGCAAAAGGTGTTTTCTTTTGTAGAAATTTGATCTTTGGAGGAGCAATGTCCGAGAAGAATTCAGTAGTGAATTACCAGTGGGAGTATAAAACTCTAAGACATGATACCAGCATCATGGGTTATGAAAAGGGTATGAATGACCTAAGTCGGGCAGGTAAGAATGGTTGGGAACTCGTGTCCACAGTTGCAGCCACTAGCCCCACCAATCCAGACACAAAATATCTCTGCCATTATCTTAAAAGAAAAACCGGTATGTTTGTCATAGATCTGGAAGAGGCTAATTAATTGAGTGTCACTGGTCGGGAAGAGAAACATTCGTTTCCTGAAGTGGAATCTGGGTCGTAAACTATTAATACCCGAAATTTGCAGAGCATTGCCGGCGTCGATGGTGGCAAGATAATGAGTTTCACTGGTGGGGATCTGGGCAAAGATTCTCCTGGGAACCTATCGAAAAAGATGTGCACTGCAACCATAAGAGGTCAGATTCTTTCCATAAACTGTGAAACCACAGATCAAGATGGAGACAGCGTTTATAGTTCTTTGTATCGAGATATGAGCAAAGGTCCTAAAGGGGTCAGGAAAGTTCTTGGCGGGACAGGAAAGTATGTTGGCGCAACGGAGGTATAAAATTACGTGGCGGACTTCATTGATGTCTAAGTTGGTATTGCCGTACTTTTGGGAAAATGGAAATAAAAGGTTGGGTTCACGTATGGAATTCAGCGTGTAGGACGTTCTTCATTGGCCTTGTCCTGCACGTTCGACTCTATTGTGAAGATATATTTTCAGAAAATGTGGTCGCGGACTCTGGAAATTTTTGCGACAAGTTTAGTCTTCACACTATAGTTACTCCGCTATCGACTGGTATCACTTGTCCGGTGGTAATAGTTGATTCGTCTCCAGCCAGATATACTGCTAATTCCGCTACATGTATTGGCTCCCCGAGACCAAGCAGATGTGTTTTTGATATTGCTTCGATCTCGGGACTCTGCGCTAAGAGTTTTTTAACCCGGTCTGACAAGGTTACGGACGGAGCAATAGCGTTCACTCTAATTTTATCAGGGGCATATTCCACCGCCATGGACCTAGTGAGAGAGGTGACGGCGCCTTTTGCGGCAGTATAACAATCCCGGCCTGGCAGCGCCATTAGAGCAACATTAGATGACATGTTAATCACTGATCCACCTCCAGATTTCGCAATTTCTGGGATAACAATCTTGGAACAAAGAAATGTGCCAAATAAATCTAGATTAATGCAGCGCCAAAATTCCTCGAAAGGAGCCTCGGTAACAGGGCCATCCTGGAGGGTTGATCCACCAGCATTGTTATGCAGGATATGAAGTGATTTATAGTGTTTGATGGTTTCTTTTACGGCAGCCTTAACGCTCTCAGCATTGGTTACATCAGTTTCAATGAAGATGGCATCACCACCTGCATTTTTCCCTTTGGAACGGGCTGATAAAGCGGCTTCTTCACCTGTAACTTTGTCTATTTCAGCTATAACAACTTTTGCACCCTCTTCCGCGAAGCGTTCTGCAGTCGCACGACCAATTCCGCCTCCACCACCGGTAATGAATGCAACCTTATCGCTTAATCTTGCCATTTTCTTCTTCATATATTTGTATAGTGTATTGCAATTTCCAGAATAATAGCCCTTTGTTTGTGTGTTATGTCAAAGAATTTATCCAAAGATCCCCTATTGGGTTGGTGGTGTGGATGTTCTAATGGTATTAAGGGCCTTCAGAGGCTCAAATGAACTCTGAAGTGGAAGAAATAATATGGAATTCGATGCCTCATCGCGCTTTCAGGACAGTCTTCCCGTCTCTTCGGATCAACTTTTGAGACAGCTACAGCTTTGGGCCATTGACTATAAGTGCCACTATCACGTACCAGTCGGAACGGTCCAACAGTCGAAGCTAATTCAACATCGGTTCTCACAAGTTGGTGGTCGAAGCGGGCATATCAAAAACCTGTACCTTCGGGATAAAAAGAAGAACAACTTTCTAGTAACAGTCCAGCAAGACCGGGAGATTAATCTGAAAGAATTGAAAGATATTATAGGAGCGGGCCGCTTATCATTTGGCTCTCCAGAGCGGTTGATGGAGAATTTAGGTGTGTACCCAGGTGCTGTAACCCCATTTTGTATGATTAATGGTGTAAAGACCGGTGTGAGGTTTTTTCTAGATAATAGTCTACGATTATGCTCTAAAATATATGCTCACCCCTTGGTTAACGATAGAACTCTTGAGGTATCGTTGCGGGATTTAGAAAAATTCTTTGATAGGATCGGTGCACAAATTAATTGGATCAGAGCATAATGCGTTTGGCATTTTGAAGGGTTTGGAGAGCATGGTCATTATAGTGAATGGATATTTCAAAATGCATAGTTATGGAGATGTTGTATGAGCTGTTTATCGCAGTTGAATGTAATTTCGTTTAATAAACGGAATACAGTATCATTCCTACTTTTGCTTGCCTCATTTGTTCTTTTGGTCCTGGGCGTTACACAGCCCATGTTAGAAATTTCGGCAGAGCATGCTGGAAGGGAGTTATTTTCTTATAAGCAATCGATTATAGAGGCAGTCGAGACTTTATACGAGGGGGAAAATTATCTGGTAGCCTTTTTGATCTTATTCTTTAGCGTCATGATACCAGTCTTGAAGGGTATCGTAATCCTTTGGGTATTCTTTTTTGGTACGTTGATCCAAAAAGAAACAGCCCATAGTTTTATCTTCACTATTGGCAAGTGGTCGATGGCAGACGTATTTGCCGTTGGTGTTTTTATTGCTTATTTAGCTAGCAAGGCCTCTGGAATGCTGGATGCAAGGTTAGAGTCGGGATTTTATTTTTTCACAGGATACTGCATTGTGTCACTATTATCGCTGCAGGCTAAAACGCGGCCTACTAAATTGGATAAAAGTTGAGGTGAGAGGGGGATTCCTGGTAAATCTCTGCCGTTATATGCTTTTGCTAGTAAGCAGACTAGATGCCAAAACTACTTTAAGTGTTGAGTGCTTCTCTTTGTCTATAGCGTGCCTCGTTGTGTTCAGTATTGGATCCCCATATTCTTTTCCTGGTGCTGTAGCAGGAGAGTTAGATGGCAAGGGACTGTCCTGTGTTGGAGTGACAGGCTCAACCGAAGATTTATACTATGGGTTTGTATTTAAGAATGGCCGTGTGAAGGCTTTATCGATTGTAAGGGGTCGCCTGTATATCCCCGCGAGCGATGAGGATGTCCCTTATAAATTTGATGGGCAAGACCGAATAGAATGGAGATCGAGGAGTCCTCTTCCTGAGACACGAACTCCGTCAAGTGGTTTTACCCATGTGGTGGACAGGAAGAGTATGAAACATACAGTATTGGGCGAAAAAGGGGGGTTCGAAGGTGGGCTTTGCTTCTTCGACACGGCGGTTGGTGTCAAGGTAGGCTTATTGCAGAGAATAGATATTCCTTAAAGTTGCGGAAGAAGCGTGTCTACGAGCTTAGTTGTGGGAGCAAACCGTTTCCTAGAAGGGTTGCAAAATTGTTTCGAACGAAACCCCGTGAGTTGGGATCTCTCAGGGCGGGAGCCCTGAGAGATGAGCAGTTTCTTACATTTTATTCTTTGCAATTTGCCGTAAGATAGCCGACCCCAACAGTAAAGTCAGAGAGTTCTACCGTATATACGCATGTGGAGGGTGACCCGGCATACTTTCCTGTTCCGCCTGTTCTCTGAAGGGTCCCTTGTTTATTGCCCCCGGACATGTCTCTAGAGACTGTTGTATATTCAATGTCTCCATCTTGATCTTTCCCCTGGCAATGACCTGATATTTTTCCATTGGTTACGTTTACCACGCATTTCAAGCTCGCCTTGTTGCCATTTGAATCTTCGGAATAACCTATAACGGTCGCATTCATAGCATTGGAACCATTATGGGTTGCCACCATGTCCGCATTTTCAAATTTATAGACATTGCGAATAGTATAGTCCGCGGCAGCCATGCTCGAAGACAGACAAACCACAGAAACGATTAGAACTAGGAATCTCATAGTATCTCTCCATGTTTGATTACGAAAACTTTGGCAGATTGCTAATACAAGAGGCAAAACAATCACATTTGGTATTATAAACAGTCACAAATAATTAATAAATATCCAAATAAGTTCCAGGTGTGTAGGGAAAAGTGCAGGGATTGGGTTTGTGGTGTCATCGAATGAGAAAGTTGGGGGCATATGGACCAAGCCATTTCAAAGCTTCTTGCGTTCCTGGATTAATGTCGAGGATACCTTCAGGAAATCTCATCTGAACTATGGGTTGTAGACCTTATGGGCTGGACGATGGTCGCAAAGCATGGATGCACAAAGGAGCCCTTAAGCCCTAACTAGAAAAGCGTTTCTGGAAGTTTTTCGGCTATCTTAAAGAGGTTCTGCTAGGAACACCGGAATTTTCCGAGAGGTTTTGTCTTTGTACTCGTTATAGGGAGAATATGCTTTGGCTGCTTCTTCCCAAAGAGCCTCGCGCTCAGCCTCATCGTTAACTTCCCGTACCCGCATCTTCGTTACTTCAGTCCCATCGCGGATTTCAACCTCAGGGTTTTTCCTAAGATTATATACCCAAGTTGGGTTGTTGGGACGGCCGCCGTAAGACCCAACTAAAATATAATTTGAATCAACTTTTACCCGCATCACTGGAATTTTACGTATGGCCCCAGTCTTGTTGCCTTCATGTGTTATGATTATGCACGGAAGGCCAGTGTCTCGCAGTGTCGTGCCTTTCGTGCCACCGCTACTTTCATATAATTCTACTTGCTCGCGGACCCAGTCTAGGGTGGGTGGAATATAGTTTGCCATCAAAATTCTCTATGCTAGGTAGCTGAGTTTAACGTTTAATTTATTCTCAGTGTATCATAACCAAAATCAACTAGAAACAAGTTACATCAAGCCTTAATATTTTTTTAGATCTAAAACTTTTAGCAAAATTAAGGTCGGGACAGGTCGCTTATGAGAAATTCAATAACCGCGTTCGAAATTTTGTGGTCCGCATGGCTTTCATCCAACATAACTGAAAATGAACCTCCCTGTCTCGTTTGCCTTACCATATCCTGAACATCTGGTTCGTATAGTGTGCCGCGAAGTCCATTGAAACAACATCGGTCATAGCGATTATAAATCTGTACTTGTTTACGATTTTTGCCAATGGCTCCTAACACGAATAAGTCCAAGGAACTTGCTATGCTTAGCATGGGTTTGTAAGAGGGAGGGCCGTCCGGCATGACTTCATTGCGGACGCGTATATAGGCGGGATATGCGCCTGCAATTGGATAGCTGCGTTCAATTCTTGGGTCGAGTGCGGCTACGACAACCGCAAGGTAGGCCCCCATGGAAAACCCTATTATGTCTATTGATTTATAATCTTTTTGTTTTAGAGCATGATTCATGCTCGCGAAAATAGGATTAAGGTGGTATCGGTAGGGTCTATCGAAGGATGACATTTGGTGGAAGATATTGGCCAAAGCTTTTGAGTCTTTCGTTGGAAAACCATAAGCAGGATTCAATATATGTCCGTGCCCCAGGGGATATAAGACGATAAGGTCAAACCCTTCATTCATTAGTTCTAGGAAAAGAGCTCTCATTTTGTGGGCAGCCTCGCCGAATCCATGGTGATAAATGATTAGGCGGTTGGCTTCGGGCGAACGGGACAGGTAGACTGGGTTTGAATGAAAACCAAGTTCCATTTGTAAGGTAAGTTGATGTACAGTATCTAGCGATGCTGTGATTCCGAGCATTTCTGCATCTGTTGAACTAACAAATTTCTGGGGAAGCAACTCCGCAGGAAATCCTTCATTGCCCCATAGAGCAGTAATTAGGGATTGTCTTGTTTTCGAGAAGTTAATGGTTAACTGCTTGTTTAACTTACTGGAGGGATCTATGACCATCAGTGATGGGTCTACTCTTTCATATATATAAGGGCTATCAGCTTTGAGTCGCTTATATATGACACGTGTGTAATCAATTTTGTGAGCGAGTATGTCAAAAATTAATATCGC
The Rhodospirillaceae bacterium DNA segment above includes these coding regions:
- a CDS encoding phospholipid-binding protein yields the protein MNYINKLFSYSVIILSFVILQSRAPATADDFAFSFEWGDIPRCTTGSPTDVDNPIFTLSNLPAGTVEIDFKLRDLDAPSWFHGGGTIQYVGEDVIQPGAFRYKSPCPPSGKHRYRWKATAKNADGDVLAEAKSIKHYP
- a CDS encoding DUF805 domain-containing protein gives rise to the protein MNLFDAVKVCFVKYTNFSDRASRSEFWLFTLFNAIVSLMLMFLDPLIAGESFLDYDEIFPPLSTIFLLAIIIPAISVSVRRLHDVNRSGWWFLIELTIIGVLFPILYWCCKKGDEGENRFGPKPIV
- a CDS encoding cation transporter, yielding MGFWNSFIGSRLPTKIFFKIKEHKLFQAVVIAAIVLSALVIGVSTFEVSSSYKTIFQIIDLLITIFFVVEISIRYIGEPQKQLFFKSGWNIFDTIIVLISIIPLGPDSSVLLLRLLRIFRVLRLISAVPELKELIEALFLSIKRVFYVALLLFIILYIYASFGAILFAEEDPLRWKDLGISMITLVQVLTLSSWEQVMLPLQRTFWWSWIYFYSFVAIGSITILNLIVAVLVDVVTSQKKKLP
- a CDS encoding short-chain dehydrogenase translates to MARLSDKVAFITGGGGGIGRATAERFAEEGAKVVIAEIDKVTGEEAALSARSKGKNAGGDAIFIETDVTNAESVKAAVKETIKHYKSLHILHNNAGGSTLQDGPVTEAPFEEFWRCINLDLFGTFLCSKIVIPEIAKSGGGSVINMSSNVALMALPGRDCYTAAKGAVTSLTRSMAVEYAPDKIRVNAIAPSVTLSDRVKKLLAQSPEIEAISKTHLLGLGEPIHVAELAVYLAGDESTITTGQVIPVDSGVTIV
- a CDS encoding aminoacyl-tRNA deacylase, whose product is MEFDASSRFQDSLPVSSDQLLRQLQLWAIDYKCHYHVPVGTVQQSKLIQHRFSQVGGRSGHIKNLYLRDKKKNNFLVTVQQDREINLKELKDIIGAGRLSFGSPERLMENLGVYPGAVTPFCMINGVKTGVRFFLDNSLRLCSKIYAHPLVNDRTLEVSLRDLEKFFDRIGAQINWIRA
- a CDS encoding nitroreductase, coding for MANYIPPTLDWVREQVELYESSGGTKGTTLRDTGLPCIIITHEGNKTGAIRKIPVMRVKVDSNYILVGSYGGRPNNPTWVYNLRKNPEVEIRDGTEVTKMRVREVNDEAEREALWEEAAKAYSPYNEYKDKTSRKIPVFLAEPL